A region of the Styela clava chromosome 1, kaStyClav1.hap1.2, whole genome shotgun sequence genome:
TACAtgctttttttattgaaaatgtgcaaaagaaataaatgaacaaaaatcaaacaaattcagagaaactttcaaatatacaaaccaAAATTAATACAATTCAACAAAATATGATAacaaaaatgtataaattatataaataaacataaaaatcaattcagcagttttttttcttcttacGATGCGACTAATTATGTGATTATCATTTTAATACATACGGTCATTATACGTGAATTAAAAGCTTAAAAtccaaattaaatttgtttggTTAAAATTTAGAgacaattttattttgcatGAACACCTAATTCGATAACATATTTTCTTTGTGACGTGGAGGTTTATTATAAAATGTGCACAAAATTAACCAATAATTCACAGTCAATCGGTTACGTAATcccaatatatatttatatattcactCTAATATGGACCATTGCTAGATCGTTAATATGGGTTCTAGTATCTATATCTAAACTGAAAACACAATTTTTATTCGTCACCAAAAATGTCAATTAATTGTGGGTGTTTTATTACAGTGTTTTCGTTGACGGTCGTATATAATATTGTTAGACCAGTCCAAACAATTAAAGTCAATACGAAATGTAACTTTGCTCATTATGCCTGTGTCGTAGAAAATCCGCAATGAACGCCTTGACATATGCTACTAAAAGTGGACGACTTCATTTCACCTTGATGCATACACTTTGTGAGTTGTATCTCAATTTCAATCAGGCTCCATATACTCATACCCGCTGTTCTGTTTAACATATAATCACTCCTATTATTGTGTATTATTTAAACCTCTACTTTGCGCGGCCAGTTACATTTTCAGCTGCCCCAGCCACTGCGGTCGGTTCAACTTTCACTCCGTTCATTTTTGTGTTTCCGTTCTCCTGACCAGTGGTAGTATGGGTTTTTACGTGTTTGCTGAGATGATCACTTCGTTGAAATCTCTTGTTGCACACGGGACATGCAAATCTCTTCTCCCCTGTAGTGTAAGAAAATAGCATGGATTACATTTTCCTGGGCGCCGAGAGTACTAAGGACAATTGACTTCAATTGGTGTGTTTATTATGATAACGACTTTTGTCGATAGAACACAACGAACAATCTAAATTTCTCAGACGACCGAATTTGATCATAATTCAATCGACACAAATTTCAAATACCATAAGTAGAAAACTTAAGTGCGAAAATAGTTCATATATTCCAAGGCTTATATTTGTTATATGATAGCaacagtcaaaaatattcgAGGTATACTAAATACTTTTGCCCAAGCGCCAACCAAACTACAGATTGGTCTTTTTTATGatgattttgataaatttaCATTGTGTAagcatataaatatttttcttcgcTATGCGTAATCgattatttataattaaaaacTACATCTTCTTGGTTCGCAATTTCAAATTAactttatcaaaaaattgtgaaaCTAGGTTTATTTGACTCTTCTATCATTTTGTAGTACGTTACGTTAAGGcattagtaaaataaaaaataaaataacgacGCTCGATTTAATTATCGAACAAGGCAGTAATTTAAAATTAGTTGTCAGGTGCTTAAGTGTTCGGGTCACACGCTCAAAATGATGTTACAAAGACCAAAGGCGTTAATTCTACCTTCCATTTTTACATAATGAAGATCGTTTAAGAGAGAAAATGccggaaatttgaaataatagtCTGGGAAAGTTGAACGTCGCGGTTAAAGTGGAATTGTTGTCGTTGGACATTCTCATAAAATGGTTGTTTTGTCGGTCGAATATTAACTTGATAGAAATAGGATTATAATAAAGAAGACATTTAAATATCTTTCAATCATGTATCATTTGTTTAAGATGTCCACTTAAATTGCAGACAAAAGTCCTCGAAATATATACGGTTATCCGCAAAATGGTGGTAAACATACTTTTTTGACGCGTAATCACGCCTTTCACTTCGAACAAGGCCCAGCATAATACTTCTGACGATATAATTTAAcgatacataaaataaataataatggtACCTGTGTGCCATCTTAGATGAGCCTTCAAATGTGATGTTTTATTGTAGACCTTTCCACAACCAGGAATATGGCAACTGTGAACTTTAGGTTTAAATGATGAAGCAGCTGGTCCTAATCGCTCGGCTTCTTGACAATTTGGGCATTCACAaatcgatctgaaataataatgtTATATGTCAAATCCAGATAAGCGCCATTTTGATTTTCGTATGACTATATTCAATACGAAATCAGTCATTATATAACGAACACCCATTCTTTCATTCTTATTTTTCAATAGGTATTGTGCTATAAGCAagtattgtgaaaaaaaatcctCAACCAAAACCAGAAGCTAAATGCAGGCGACTTATGAAACaagagattttaaaaatatcacagATGTTTGGGTAAACGAAATTCCGGAGAAAATAACATCTTAGGGGTGAAAATTACATTGGCCATGAAAGAAATTTTTTGCTGGCATTTTCACTAATAAAAAACACCTTGCGCTTAAATGCCTGTTCGTGAATTGTCTTTTTATGAACGAAAGTGTGTAACAGGATgtaaaaactaatcctaattacaATGGTTTTAAGAATAAACATCTGTAAAGAAATTTACCGTCCAGAATATCGACGAGTTGAACGTGTTGGTCCCGGTATTGAAGGAGTTGGGATCATAGCCGGAAGTGCAGGTGGGGGTGCGGGTTCTGAAGAATACATACTTCCAGTTGTGCCTGGAAGTACAGGCTTGAAGGTGTCGTATGGGTTGTGATGTTGAgctaaacaaaaaaataaattattcatgaTTCTGTGAAAATAGAAAACTATTATTTCCACACACAGTACTTTGTAGTAGAAAATATTCTATTCCACGAAACAATGATTCAAAAggttttatttttcatacagaGTTTcgattttataacaaaaatatgagaaattacaTACCTGCTGTGGATAAACTTCCTAGTGATGTTAGAGGTGCGGCAGAAAACGAATGGTGATATTCAGACGGGTATGCTGCCGCTGCcatctataaaaatattatgaacaCCATATTACCGACACAAATTTAGAAACGTTTTGCTAGTTGGTAAAACATTTTTGGTAATAAAACCTTTGTTCCGAAAAAGCTCGTTACTCTTCCCTAAacaaacttttatttataaaacgATTTACAAATCTAACCTCaattaaaatatgtttacaTTAGAGAGATTTTTTGTTGTACATAAGTATACCTTTTACCTCATAATATAATTATTACATATATTGATAATTATGATAACTGGTAAACATCATTAATCACGCTGTGACAATTTTGTGAAGATTCGTAGTTATTATTTATCTGGTATTGGAGGCAGAAAAGAATAAAAGCCTCAGAAACCATTTTGCAATCACTGAATAGATGAACAAATTCTTTACCTGCTGGTGATGTTGTAGACTTTGCATTTCAAACCAGGTATTAGTTGAATGTAATGCTGCTTCCCATGGATTGGTGTGAGCATACGCTGCGGCAGAAGTTACATAACTAGATGACGTAGTACTTCCAGTACTAGGGCTTGAATTTGAATAAGTTCCTAATGCCGTATTTGGAGAAGAATTTGTTACGCCTTCTACATTGATATTGTTCGACGGCTTCTGATACCATACTTCATATGCTTTTGATCCGTATGAACTCGAAACTCCAGGGTAGCTGTTACTGgtaatgaaaatgaaaatattattatacataTATCATCAAAATTCTAACTAATATAAGATTGAATATTGCCAGAAAATGCATCATCCGTACACCCCCAGTACCATACTATTAAGTAACTGAATATACTTTACCTGTTAGTTAAAGTTCTGCTTGAAGGTGCTGATGATACAAGGTATGTTGCTGATTCTAATGTTGAGTGTGGATAGAGCATGCCTGGTGGGGAAGTTGGTGGTGGTGTGATATGATACGGCGAAGATGTTGTGGAACAATTACTTTCCGTGGGCGATCCAGATCCTAAAATGAAAAAACCCGATTCAATTGAGTGGAAGTACATTTATAAAAGTGAATTTTTCAACCTACcggtatatttttaatattttatcaaaaatgaaatcgTTTTATGGGACTGTACACAGAAGGCACATAGGGTTAAGTCGCATTCCATAAATATATCAGATTACCGGAACTTCTTCCGaggtttttttttgaaacactAGTTTATACAACAGAAAAGACACAAATAATGTAAAGTGGTTTCTTACCTGTATTTTGGCTGTTGCTGGGAGAAACTGGAGATGACGCTGAGTAGAAAAAAACAAAGGGTGTTGAAAGAAGTACAAACTAATGATGCaattagaatttagaaattatatttcttgaAATGCTATGCTATAAAACCTTATTTAATAAAGTTTCATTTTAATCATCTCAAAGTATTCGCAAATTTGAACGATCGAGTTATTTTTTAACTTACCTTGATTGTGGGTTTTGTGTTGCATTTTGCTCACAAACGCGCTTGCGTGATGATGTTGTAATAACGGTGCTCCTACACCTATATGATAAGTAAGATTAATTATTAACAATTATAATCATACTGACTGTGTATGACATCCAGATGCATTACTGAATAGTGAAGAAATAATTCTTTgtacatatatttaaaaacactttcaagtcacaaaataaatgatagaCTTACCTAAATAATAGTCACCCAGGCTGCCGGTACCTGTAGCTGTAGGCGACTGAAAAAGTGAAGCTGTAGGTGCGCTCATATTAATCTTCCTATAAATATTCTTAGTTGAATAGTAAGTGTTAAAAGGTTTACCAATCAAACTGCGAAAAAGACAACAAATTTCAgaacatttcaaatttcataCACTTAATCTATCAAATATGCGACTCCCTAATCTGACCTACTTCAGTTAATCTTCAAATTCGTTGGAATTCTGTAAATCTCAAACTCCGCCCTCTGCGCTGTGGGCACTTTTCTAAGAGTTGAAGATTTGTAAATCTACGAAATGATTCATTTACTTCTTAGAAATAATATTAGTACTATTGCATTTGAATGCAATCGATAGAATATAAATTACAGGTATTACTCGAGTTCGTATTCTTGACTCGTACAATCATTAATAATACTCCTTGCCAATTGCAAGCTTACATATATCGCATTACGCGCACTTTTTTCCCGCGACGGTTTCAGTTGCGTCCTGATATCTCTTCTCTCGTACGACGTTCTATCTTACAAATTTCGCCTCTCGTTTAGGCTAATCGCAAGGTTGTAGGCATATCTCATTTTATTAGTCTTTATCATTATCGCTTGCGCTGATATAGAGCAAAATAAAACCCTGTCATTATCATCTGGCAAATATACAGATATTGAACTGAAAATCACAATCTATTATCTCCGATAACTGTAATTTTCTTGTTGATTATCGGTCCACGATGCTCTTCTTAATTGCCATTactaatatttatcaatttacGGAACTACCATTcctaacaattattttttgtgtatttaCAGAAAGTACCTCGTTTATTTTAACTACTTTTTTGGGATATCGGGAATCCTTAGAAAATACCTAACATTAATTTCTGGGGTCTTGGTTTTAATGTGTCTGTTCATGTTGAAACAAATGaacaatatttcaatatgtttGTCTCCGTATAGCCTACatttttatatctataaaaTGGCGACACTTTTTCGATATGTGCTTGGCAATGCACTAAACCTGATTATATCGTCCGATTTAAAAGAGGTAAGTttcaatataatgaaatattataaatgaaGTAATCCTCAGTTGGTATCGGGTCACTCTTTGGTAGCCAACAATCATTATTGTGTAGACCTCAATTATATCATTCGGTTTATCACAAAGTCAACAAGTTTGTAATAGTTATGTAAAATACATACAGCTCATTCTATTATAGCCGTCAATGTCATTTAATTGGTCACGTGAGGATTTTAAATTTCATACTTTAATGCGACACAGACATAGAGAATTCCCACGGCGTTTTGTGGGATTTCCCACCCTTTAACACGTAATTCAAGTTCAATTCCAAAGTCGATACACCCTTGGCAACAGAACTTCCGTCTCTATCGTGTCGCTAAGTAATAATGATAATCGCACAGGAGAACGTCATGCATTTCGTTCATGCGACTATGGGTGATTTAGAAGATGTGTGCTGGTATACCTTCCTGTATTCAAAAAAAGTATGATACTCTCCAAGTGGAAAATTGGCACCCTTCTTAATCTGGAGATATGAAAACGTTATATTAGCCGGGGTAGTACGGACATCCGTTACGTAAATGAAAATATGCCAATTTCCATCCGATTTTTGAGTAACTTGAAATACCGGAATATTTGAGTTGATCTTCTCAACAGTTTATGGCTAAGAAATTAACAAAGTTCTTTTCAGACTTGAGTAAGTATATAGAAGACATATTGGGAGTCGCTGGCCGGCGTTACGTTACTCGCGTTTCGACTTGACGTTAGCTCCACAAAATTGCCAATATAAAATCTTTGTCAAGTTTCCCAATGCAAATTATTGATGATAAAACCTTTTTCAATCAACCGCACATCGAAATATCTTTTGAAACTGACTGAAGACGATTCTTAAGATTctctttatttaaaatatttaccaaacagtatgtatttttttgtaatttggtAATTTATAATCTGAAATACTACTAATCTTTTCAAGCTTTTCTTTGTTGCACCGCTGAATCACTTGTATAAAATAGTCTTCAATTTAATCCTACTTATGAATCAACAGCAAAGGTTGAACTGTTGTTAGTTGAACTGAAAGTTTAACAGACCAATCAAAAGATTAAATAAATGCATTGTTGTTGAGCGGAACCAAAA
Encoded here:
- the LOC120339978 gene encoding uncharacterized protein LOC120339978, which translates into the protein MSAPTASLFQSPTATGTGSLGDYYLGVGAPLLQHHHASAFVSKMQHKTHNQASSPVSPSNSQNTGSGSPTESNCSTTSSPYHITPPPTSPPGMLYPHSTLESATYLVSSAPSSRTLTNSNSYPGVSSSYGSKAYEVWYQKPSNNINVEGVTNSSPNTALGTYSNSSPSTGSTTSSSYVTSAAAYAHTNPWEAALHSTNTWFEMQSLQHHQQMAAAAYPSEYHHSFSAAPLTSLGSLSTAAQHHNPYDTFKPVLPGTTGSMYSSEPAPPPALPAMIPTPSIPGPTRSTRRYSGRSICECPNCQEAERLGPAASSFKPKVHSCHIPGCGKVYNKTSHLKAHLRWHTGEKRFACPVCNKRFQRSDHLSKHVKTHTTTGQENGNTKMNGVKVEPTAVAGAAENVTGRAK